The following are from one region of the Vibrio rarus genome:
- the glnS gene encoding glutamine--tRNA ligase — protein sequence MSEAEARPSNFIRQIIDKDIADGKHNSVHTRFPPEPNGYLHIGHAKSICLNFGIAQDYQGQCNLRFDDTNPEKEDIEYVDSIKSDVQWLGFDWSGDICYSSNYFDQLHAYAIELINKGLAYVEELTADEIREYRGTLTAPGKESPYRTRTVEENLALFEKMRAGGFKEGQACLRAKIDMSSSFMVMRDPVLYRVRFAHHHQTGDKWCIYPMYDFTHCISDALEGITHSLCTLEFQDNRRLYDWVLENITIETQPHQYEFSRLNLEYTVMSKRKLSQLVSEQLVNGWDDPRMPTISGLRRRGFTPASIREFCQRIGVTKQENMIEFGSLESCVRDDLNENAPRAMAVLDPIKVVIENFPEQQVETLNVANHPNKPEMGSREVPFTREIWIEADDFREEANKKYKRLVLGKEVRLRGSYVIKAERIEKDLQGNITTIFCTYDDETLGKNPADGRKVKGVIHWVSADKGIAAEVRLYDRLFTVANPAVAEDFKAVINPESLETKQGFVEPSLVNAQADAGYQFERTGYFCVDSKDSTSDNLVFNRTVGLRDTWAKVS from the coding sequence ATGAGTGAAGCTGAGGCTCGACCATCGAATTTTATCCGTCAAATCATCGATAAAGATATCGCGGATGGCAAACATAACAGCGTGCATACTCGTTTCCCGCCAGAGCCAAACGGCTACCTGCATATCGGGCACGCTAAATCGATCTGTCTAAACTTTGGTATTGCTCAAGATTATCAGGGCCAGTGTAACCTGCGTTTTGATGACACCAACCCTGAGAAAGAAGACATCGAGTACGTTGATTCAATTAAGAGCGACGTGCAATGGTTAGGTTTTGATTGGTCTGGTGATATTTGTTATTCATCTAACTACTTTGATCAGTTGCACGCTTATGCTATTGAGTTGATCAATAAAGGGTTAGCCTATGTTGAAGAACTCACAGCCGATGAGATTCGTGAATATCGCGGAACATTGACTGCGCCTGGTAAAGAAAGTCCATACCGTACTCGCACAGTAGAAGAAAACTTAGCGTTATTTGAAAAAATGCGTGCCGGTGGCTTTAAAGAAGGGCAAGCGTGTCTTCGCGCCAAGATCGACATGAGCTCATCATTTATGGTGATGCGCGATCCTGTTCTATACCGTGTTCGTTTTGCTCATCATCATCAAACCGGTGATAAGTGGTGCATTTACCCAATGTACGACTTTACTCATTGTATTTCAGATGCCCTTGAAGGCATTACGCACTCACTTTGTACATTAGAGTTCCAAGATAACCGTCGTCTTTACGATTGGGTGTTGGAAAACATTACCATTGAAACGCAACCACATCAGTACGAGTTTAGTCGCCTAAATCTTGAATACACTGTGATGTCTAAGCGTAAACTGAGCCAACTAGTGTCTGAGCAATTGGTTAATGGTTGGGATGATCCACGTATGCCGACTATCTCTGGCTTGCGTCGTCGTGGCTTTACACCAGCGTCTATTCGTGAGTTTTGTCAACGAATTGGTGTGACTAAGCAAGAGAACATGATTGAATTTGGCTCTCTAGAGTCATGTGTGCGTGATGATCTCAACGAAAACGCCCCTCGTGCAATGGCGGTTCTTGATCCGATTAAAGTAGTGATTGAAAACTTCCCAGAGCAGCAAGTAGAAACACTCAATGTTGCAAACCATCCAAACAAGCCAGAAATGGGCAGTCGTGAAGTGCCGTTTACTCGTGAAATTTGGATTGAAGCAGACGATTTTCGTGAAGAAGCAAACAAGAAATACAAACGTTTGGTGCTAGGTAAAGAAGTGCGTTTACGTGGTAGTTATGTGATTAAAGCTGAGCGCATTGAAAAAGACCTGCAAGGCAATATCACCACTATCTTCTGTACTTACGATGATGAGACTTTAGGTAAAAATCCAGCGGATGGCCGTAAAGTGAAAGGCGTGATTCATTGGGTTTCTGCAGATAAAGGCATTGCTGCTGAAGTCCGTTTATATGACCGTTTATTTACCGTAGCGAATCCAGCGGTAGCTGAAGACTTTAAAGCGGTTATTAACCCTGAGTCCCTAGAAACAAAACAGGGATTTGTTGAGCCTAGTCTGGTAAATGCACAAGCAGATGCTGGCTATCAATTTGAACGCACAGGTTATTTCTGTGTGGACAGCAAAGATAGTACTTCTGATAACTTGGTATTTAACCGTACTGTTGGCCTACGTGATACCTGGGCAAAAGTCAGTTAA
- a CDS encoding alpha/beta fold hydrolase produces MSSKLHYKIQGQGKPILLIHGLFGSLDNLGLLARDLCQDHQVISVDLRNHGRSAHFDQHSYTDQAQDIVQLLEQLELKNLIVIGHSMGGKVAMMLSSLNAELVQQLIVMDMAPVAYEVDRHSNVFAGIQEVAQHKPTLRSQAMTLMAKHIEMDGVRQFLSKSLYKEGEVLQWRFNHQALHHQYSQIMTWQPLAANPVSTLFIKGANSDYIQGQHQGAIMAQFPNAKAHIIANTGHWLHAEKPDMVLRVIRKFIAQK; encoded by the coding sequence ATGTCGAGCAAGTTACACTATAAGATCCAAGGTCAGGGTAAACCTATACTCTTGATCCATGGTTTATTTGGGAGTTTAGACAACCTTGGTTTGCTCGCCCGTGACCTGTGCCAAGACCATCAAGTCATCAGTGTTGACCTGCGAAATCATGGTCGCTCTGCACACTTTGATCAACACTCTTACACCGATCAAGCCCAAGATATCGTGCAGTTATTAGAACAGCTTGAGCTCAAAAATCTTATTGTCATCGGGCACTCTATGGGTGGAAAAGTGGCCATGATGTTGTCTTCACTTAATGCCGAACTCGTACAGCAATTAATTGTTATGGATATGGCTCCTGTGGCTTATGAGGTTGATCGTCATAGCAATGTGTTTGCCGGTATCCAAGAAGTCGCCCAACATAAGCCTACACTGCGCTCTCAAGCCATGACACTAATGGCAAAACATATCGAAATGGACGGTGTGCGACAGTTTTTGAGTAAATCCCTTTATAAAGAAGGGGAAGTGTTGCAGTGGCGCTTTAATCATCAAGCATTGCACCACCAATATTCGCAAATTATGACTTGGCAACCACTCGCCGCTAACCCTGTTTCTACCCTGTTCATCAAAGGGGCCAATTCTGATTATATTCAAGGGCAACACCAAGGGGCGATCATGGCTCAATTCCCCAATGCCAAAGCGCACATTATCGCCAATACTGGGCATTGGTTACATGCGGAAAAACCAGATATGGTATTGCGAGTCATTCGCAAGTTTATTGCACAAAAATGA
- the fur gene encoding ferric iron uptake transcriptional regulator, translating to MPDNNKALKEAGLKVTLPRLKILELLQQPGCQHISAEELYKKLIDIGEEIGLATVYRVLNQFDDAGIVTRHHFEGGKSVFELSTQQHHDHLVCLDCGVVIEFNDDVIEERQHQIAKKYNINLTNHSLYLYGRCASGDCKTNPKAHD from the coding sequence ATGCCAGATAACAACAAAGCTTTAAAAGAAGCAGGCTTGAAGGTCACTTTACCACGCTTGAAAATTTTAGAGCTTCTTCAACAACCCGGTTGTCAGCACATCAGTGCCGAAGAGCTGTATAAAAAATTAATCGATATCGGTGAAGAAATCGGCTTAGCCACAGTTTACCGTGTACTAAACCAATTTGATGACGCAGGTATTGTCACTCGCCACCACTTTGAAGGTGGAAAGTCTGTATTTGAATTATCCACTCAGCAGCACCACGATCACCTAGTTTGTCTTGATTGTGGCGTGGTCATTGAATTTAACGATGACGTCATTGAAGAGCGCCAGCACCAGATTGCCAAAAAATACAATATTAACCTGACTAACCATAGTTTGTACCTATATGGTCGCTGTGCCTCAGGTGACTGTAAAACAAACCCTAAAGCTCATGACTAA
- a CDS encoding DUF1853 family protein, with the protein MPNYTVDASILNQFSQWIATTPPLFHGDEVIMDGNTFPHSTQQMPNYRGNSRLGFIYQHVCEQLIEQQTHLSLQATELQLNHEKRTIGELDFILFNHANHRLEHWEVAIKFYLLHDKLWYGPNASDRLDKKLNHMLHRQLQHSASDVFIQQYPQWQYLSPHLLMQGRLYVNPFEREPIPSHCQHKQINQSQISGYWCYRHQMKRISEKLFLLDKSEWAIGLQYKRPPLTDTDEHILHCQSESGRFWFIVGDQWPNNG; encoded by the coding sequence ATGCCCAATTATACTGTTGATGCTTCGATCCTAAATCAATTTAGCCAGTGGATTGCCACAACCCCTCCGTTATTTCATGGGGATGAGGTGATTATGGACGGCAACACTTTTCCCCATAGCACACAACAAATGCCGAATTATCGGGGCAACTCCCGTCTCGGGTTTATTTATCAACACGTATGCGAGCAATTAATAGAGCAGCAAACGCATCTCTCTCTACAAGCCACTGAGTTGCAGTTAAACCATGAAAAACGCACCATTGGCGAGCTGGATTTTATCTTATTTAACCATGCCAACCATAGGTTAGAACACTGGGAAGTGGCGATTAAGTTCTATTTATTACATGACAAACTATGGTATGGCCCTAATGCAAGTGATCGCTTAGATAAAAAACTTAACCATATGTTACACCGTCAATTGCAGCATAGTGCGAGTGATGTTTTTATCCAGCAATACCCACAATGGCAATACCTCTCCCCTCACTTGCTCATGCAAGGACGTCTGTATGTGAACCCTTTTGAAAGAGAGCCAATACCGAGCCACTGCCAACATAAGCAGATTAACCAAAGTCAAATATCTGGCTATTGGTGCTATCGGCATCAGATGAAGCGTATTTCGGAAAAATTGTTCTTATTAGATAAGTCTGAATGGGCCATTGGTCTGCAATATAAACGCCCACCATTGACCGATACTGATGAACACATTTTGCATTGCCAAAGTGAATCTGGCCGCTTTTGGTTTATAGTGGGTGATCAGTGGCCCAATAATGGCTAG
- the pgm gene encoding phosphoglucomutase (alpha-D-glucose-1,6-bisphosphate-dependent), protein MAMHPRAGQKAQQEDLHNIPQLVANYYLLQPEAGNGDQKVAFGTSGHRGSADKVTFNENHILAIAQAVAEVRANYGVNGPLFVGKDTHALSEPAFSTVVDVLVANGVQVITQQDQGYTPTPGISHAILTHNLVNEAKADGIVITPSHNPPQDGGIKYNPVHGGPAEGELTQAIEDRANAIIAAGLVDVKRIGIANAKASELFIEKDLVAPYIADLVNVVDMEAIQKANLKIGVDPLGGSGIDYWRQIQQFYNLNLTLVSEAIDPSFQFMSLDKDGVVRMDCSSPYAMAGLLALKDDYDLAFGNDPDYDRHGIVTPSGLMNPNHFLAVCIDYLYRHREGWGADVAVGKTLVSSAIIDRVVADLGRELCEVPVGFKWFVDGLYQGKFGFGGEESAGASFLRKDGTPWSTDKDGIILCLLAAEITAVTGKNPQQYYDELAAKHGESSYNRIQAVANGPQKDILKKLSAEMVAADTLAGDAITARLTHAPGNGAAIGGLKVTTENGWFAARPSGTEEIYKIYCESFKGAAHLKQIETEAQEIVNQVFKAAGL, encoded by the coding sequence ATGGCTATGCATCCTCGCGCTGGACAAAAGGCTCAGCAAGAAGATTTACACAATATCCCTCAGTTAGTGGCTAACTACTATCTGCTTCAACCAGAAGCAGGCAATGGCGATCAAAAGGTGGCGTTTGGCACCTCAGGTCACCGTGGTAGTGCTGACAAGGTAACATTTAACGAAAATCACATTTTAGCTATTGCACAAGCAGTTGCTGAAGTTCGCGCAAACTACGGCGTGAACGGTCCTTTATTTGTAGGTAAAGATACGCATGCTCTGTCAGAGCCTGCATTTTCTACTGTAGTTGATGTACTCGTGGCCAATGGCGTACAAGTCATTACACAACAAGATCAAGGCTATACTCCTACGCCGGGTATTTCCCATGCCATTTTAACGCACAACCTAGTCAATGAGGCAAAAGCGGACGGTATTGTTATTACCCCTTCGCATAACCCACCGCAAGATGGTGGTATTAAATACAACCCCGTGCACGGTGGCCCAGCTGAAGGTGAGCTTACTCAAGCTATTGAAGACCGCGCAAATGCCATTATTGCTGCAGGGTTGGTTGATGTAAAACGCATCGGTATTGCCAATGCAAAAGCCAGTGAGTTATTCATCGAAAAAGATTTAGTCGCCCCTTACATTGCCGATCTGGTCAATGTGGTTGATATGGAAGCGATACAAAAAGCCAATCTAAAAATTGGTGTCGACCCTCTAGGTGGTTCGGGCATTGATTACTGGCGTCAAATTCAACAGTTTTACAATTTAAATTTAACCTTAGTAAGTGAAGCCATCGATCCTAGCTTCCAGTTTATGTCTTTAGATAAAGACGGCGTGGTACGAATGGATTGTTCATCACCTTACGCAATGGCGGGCTTATTGGCCCTAAAAGATGATTACGATCTTGCGTTTGGTAATGACCCAGATTATGACCGTCACGGTATTGTTACCCCGTCTGGATTAATGAACCCTAACCACTTCCTAGCGGTATGCATTGATTATCTATATCGTCACCGAGAAGGGTGGGGAGCCGACGTTGCCGTAGGTAAAACATTAGTATCTAGTGCCATTATCGACCGCGTGGTTGCAGACCTAGGCCGTGAGCTATGTGAAGTGCCTGTTGGCTTTAAATGGTTTGTTGATGGATTGTACCAAGGTAAGTTTGGCTTTGGTGGTGAAGAAAGTGCTGGTGCTTCTTTCTTGCGTAAAGATGGTACTCCTTGGTCAACAGACAAAGACGGCATTATCTTGTGCTTACTCGCGGCGGAAATCACGGCAGTAACCGGGAAAAACCCACAGCAGTATTATGATGAATTGGCCGCTAAACATGGTGAATCAAGCTATAACCGCATTCAAGCGGTAGCTAATGGTCCACAAAAGGATATTCTAAAGAAACTGTCTGCTGAGATGGTGGCTGCTGACACGTTAGCCGGTGATGCCATCACGGCTCGCTTGACACACGCTCCTGGTAACGGCGCTGCCATTGGCGGCTTAAAAGTGACTACGGAAAATGGCTGGTTTGCCGCTCGTCCATCGGGTACGGAAGAAATTTACAAAATTTACTGTGAGAGCTTCAAAGGTGCAGCGCATCTAAAACAAATTGAGACAGAAGCTCAAGAAATCGTCAATCAAGTGTTTAAAGCCGCGGGTTTATAA
- a CDS encoding DUF2788 domain-containing protein, with translation MLYDYINQIESIGLDLLFACVFLLIGLAIKDVLKQGNVPPFGRRIVWLVLFLGCAGFVTKGIIQLSWEGAGL, from the coding sequence ATGCTCTACGATTACATCAATCAAATTGAATCCATTGGGCTCGATTTGCTGTTTGCTTGCGTATTTTTACTCATCGGTCTCGCAATCAAAGACGTTCTAAAACAAGGCAATGTGCCTCCTTTTGGTCGTCGTATCGTATGGCTCGTGCTGTTTTTAGGCTGTGCTGGCTTTGTTACTAAGGGGATAATTCAACTCTCTTGGGAAGGCGCTGGTTTATAA
- a CDS encoding type II secretion system protein encodes MSFSKNGFTLIELVVVIIILAVLAVVAAPRFLTINEDAREAMLRGIAAEYQTAVNFSHQKWAIIGGSNQALNNLPGYAGGELDMNDVGFPLGIDKNEPMGRPYNIGQGNAGCVSLFDTLLDSSLTATNTANQRDFHDFFTAREENFVIEAGGLAYSKCYYIYTKDGYRRNPSRAKHVIWYDSRTGDVSYILNN; translated from the coding sequence ATGTCTTTCAGTAAAAATGGATTTACACTGATTGAACTAGTCGTTGTTATTATTATTCTCGCCGTGTTGGCCGTTGTTGCAGCACCACGATTTTTAACTATCAACGAAGACGCAAGAGAGGCAATGCTAAGAGGTATTGCCGCTGAATATCAAACTGCGGTCAATTTTTCCCACCAAAAGTGGGCCATTATTGGCGGTTCTAATCAAGCACTAAACAACTTGCCGGGTTACGCTGGGGGCGAGTTAGATATGAATGATGTGGGCTTTCCTTTAGGTATAGATAAAAACGAACCTATGGGAAGACCTTATAATATAGGGCAAGGCAACGCTGGATGCGTCAGCTTGTTCGATACTTTACTCGACTCCTCTTTAACGGCCACCAATACTGCCAACCAACGGGATTTTCACGATTTTTTCACCGCCAGAGAAGAAAACTTTGTGATTGAAGCGGGGGGGTTGGCCTATTCAAAATGCTATTACATCTACACTAAAGATGGCTATCGGCGTAACCCAAGTAGAGCTAAGCACGTTATTTGGTATGACTCTCGCACAGGTGATGTGTCCTACATTTTAAACAACTAG
- a CDS encoding Nif3-like dinuclear metal center hexameric protein, with amino-acid sequence MDNLTLQTILNDKLSPQLIKDYAPNGLQIEGAKTIQKIVTGVTASQALIDQAVALNADAILVHHGYFWKGEPQPIVGMKGRRIRTLIKNDINLYGYHLPLDIHPQLGNNAQLAQLLNIEVEGGLEGHAQSVAMYGRLQQEISGAEFAQRISTVLRREPLHITPQQQDKKIVTVGWCTGGGQDYIQLAADHGLDAFISGEISERTTFVAREQNIHYFSAGHHATERYGIKALGEWLAAEHGLDVTFVDINNPV; translated from the coding sequence ATGGATAATTTAACACTGCAAACCATCCTTAATGACAAGCTATCACCACAGCTTATTAAAGATTATGCCCCCAATGGTTTGCAAATCGAAGGGGCTAAAACCATCCAAAAAATCGTCACTGGTGTTACGGCGTCTCAAGCGTTAATTGATCAGGCGGTAGCGTTGAATGCCGATGCCATCTTAGTGCATCATGGTTATTTTTGGAAAGGTGAACCACAACCAATAGTGGGCATGAAAGGACGTCGTATACGCACCTTGATCAAAAATGATATTAATTTATACGGTTACCACCTACCACTAGATATCCATCCACAGCTAGGTAATAACGCTCAGTTAGCGCAGTTACTGAATATTGAGGTCGAAGGTGGCTTAGAAGGCCACGCTCAATCTGTGGCTATGTACGGCCGTTTACAGCAGGAGATCAGCGGGGCTGAGTTTGCACAGCGTATTAGCACTGTGTTACGAAGAGAGCCATTGCACATTACTCCGCAGCAACAGGACAAAAAAATTGTAACGGTAGGTTGGTGTACAGGAGGCGGTCAAGATTACATTCAACTTGCAGCAGACCATGGATTGGATGCATTTATATCTGGGGAAATATCAGAACGCACCACGTTTGTGGCTCGTGAGCAAAATATCCATTATTTCTCCGCAGGTCATCATGCCACTGAGCGTTATGGAATTAAGGCGCTAGGGGAATGGCTTGCGGCAGAGCATGGATTAGATGTGACTTTTGTGGATATTAACAACCCAGTATAG
- the sdhC gene encoding succinate dehydrogenase cytochrome b556 subunit — protein sequence MDNKKTRPVNLDLQTIHFPITAIASILHRVSGVITFVAVGILLWLLSLSLSSPKGFMEAASYVDGFFVKFILWGILSALFYHIVGGIRHLCQDLGYFEELESGAKSAQISFIVTGVLAIVAGVIVW from the coding sequence GTGGACAACAAAAAAACTAGACCTGTCAATTTGGATCTGCAAACGATTCATTTCCCAATTACTGCCATTGCTTCGATCCTACACAGGGTATCTGGTGTTATCACCTTTGTCGCTGTAGGTATTTTGCTTTGGTTACTTTCTCTTTCTCTATCATCTCCCAAAGGGTTTATGGAAGCTGCCAGTTATGTGGATGGTTTCTTCGTTAAATTTATTCTATGGGGAATACTCAGCGCACTTTTCTATCATATCGTGGGCGGTATTCGACACCTTTGCCAAGACTTAGGTTACTTTGAAGAGCTAGAGAGTGGCGCGAAAAGCGCGCAGATCTCATTCATTGTAACGGGCGTATTAGCCATTGTTGCGGGAGTCATCGTATGGTAA
- a CDS encoding citrate synthase — protein MADKQVTLTIEGQEPIELPIMKGTDGPDVIDVRTLGSQGYFTFDPGFLATASCESQITYIDGDAGILLHRGYPIDELANNADYLEVCYILLYGEAPTRQEYDQFKQIVTRHTMVHEQIASFFHGFRRDAHPMAVMCGVVGALAAFYHDSLDINNDKHREIAAFRLLSKMPTLAAMCYKYTIGQPFIYPRNDLTYAENFLHMMFANPCEEYEVNPVVARAMDKIFTLHADHEQNASTSTVRLSGSSGANPFACIAAGIASLWGPAHGGANEACLHMLEEIGSVDNIEEYVARAKDKDDPFRLMGFGHRVYKNYDPRATVMREACHDVLDELNINDPLLDVAMELERIALSDEYFVEKKLYPNVDFYSGIILKAIGIPVSMFTVIFAISRTVGWIAHWSEMHNDPHNRIGRPRQLYTGETKREFKPLHERE, from the coding sequence ATGGCAGATAAGCAAGTGACTCTTACTATCGAGGGTCAAGAGCCCATTGAATTGCCGATTATGAAAGGAACAGACGGTCCAGATGTAATCGATGTTCGCACTTTGGGAAGCCAAGGGTACTTCACCTTTGACCCTGGTTTTCTTGCCACTGCTTCTTGCGAATCTCAAATTACTTACATTGATGGTGATGCGGGCATTCTATTGCACCGTGGCTACCCCATCGACGAATTAGCAAACAACGCTGATTATTTAGAGGTGTGTTATATCTTGCTCTACGGAGAAGCCCCAACACGCCAAGAATATGACCAGTTTAAGCAAATTGTTACTCGTCATACTATGGTTCATGAGCAAATCGCCAGCTTTTTCCACGGCTTCCGCCGAGATGCTCACCCAATGGCTGTCATGTGTGGTGTGGTCGGTGCTTTGGCCGCTTTCTACCATGACTCATTGGATATTAATAACGATAAACACCGCGAGATTGCGGCGTTTAGACTGTTATCAAAAATGCCAACACTAGCGGCCATGTGTTACAAATACACCATAGGCCAGCCTTTCATTTATCCACGTAATGACCTGACCTACGCTGAAAACTTCCTGCACATGATGTTTGCGAACCCGTGTGAAGAGTACGAAGTCAATCCTGTAGTGGCACGCGCTATGGATAAAATCTTTACCCTGCATGCGGATCATGAGCAAAATGCCTCAACGTCCACCGTGCGCCTTTCTGGTTCGTCTGGTGCTAACCCATTTGCTTGTATTGCGGCGGGTATTGCCTCTCTTTGGGGACCTGCGCACGGCGGTGCAAACGAAGCTTGTCTGCATATGTTGGAAGAAATCGGCAGTGTCGATAACATTGAAGAGTATGTAGCTCGAGCCAAAGACAAGGATGACCCATTCCGCTTAATGGGTTTTGGTCACCGTGTTTACAAAAACTACGACCCACGCGCCACTGTAATGCGTGAAGCGTGCCATGACGTACTTGACGAGCTTAATATCAACGATCCATTGCTTGATGTGGCTATGGAACTGGAACGCATTGCTTTGTCTGATGAGTACTTTGTTGAGAAGAAACTGTACCCGAATGTTGATTTCTACTCAGGTATTATTTTGAAAGCCATTGGCATTCCTGTTTCTATGTTTACCGTAATTTTTGCTATTTCTCGTACTGTAGGTTGGATTGCTCACTGGAGCGAAATGCACAACGATCCGCATAACCGTATCGGTCGTCCTCGCCAATTGTACACTGGCGAAACTAAGCGTGAATTTAAGCCTCTTCACGAACGTGAATAA
- a CDS encoding replication initiation regulator SeqA (negative modulator of the initiation of chromosome replication) — MGESASDILRRLLDVDGIAKQEIESTSAALATAPTGAATPIIVGKPTQSVDPIKLIRSELISDEFAALDKAIDRFMFVLSALHRIDKDGFAEATQVKGRKRVYFADNEAVLLASGKTTKPRAIPGSPFWVITNNNTSRKRQMVEQLMGRMSFPVELIERVTRSI; from the coding sequence ATTGGAGAGAGTGCGTCCGATATTCTACGACGTTTGCTCGATGTGGATGGTATAGCTAAACAAGAAATAGAATCTACATCTGCAGCTTTAGCAACAGCACCTACTGGTGCGGCGACACCGATCATCGTAGGCAAACCTACTCAGTCTGTTGATCCTATTAAGTTAATTCGTAGCGAGTTGATTTCGGATGAATTTGCCGCTCTGGATAAGGCGATTGATCGCTTTATGTTTGTACTATCGGCACTGCATCGCATTGATAAAGATGGATTTGCTGAAGCAACACAAGTGAAAGGGCGCAAGCGCGTGTACTTTGCTGATAACGAAGCTGTGCTCTTGGCCAGTGGCAAAACGACCAAACCAAGAGCCATCCCAGGTTCACCTTTTTGGGTGATTACCAACAACAACACCAGCCGTAAACGTCAGATGGTTGAGCAGTTGATGGGGAGAATGTCGTTCCCCGTAGAGTTGATAGAGCGCGTAACTCGTTCTATCTAG
- the fldA gene encoding flavodoxin FldA yields the protein MASVGLFFGSDTGNTEAVAKMIQKQLSKKLVHVQDIAKSSKEDIDNFDLLLLGIPTWYYGEAQCDWDDFFPELEGIDFSTKLVAIFGCGDQEDYAEYFCDAMGTVRDIVEAKGGTIVGYWPTEGYEFEASKALIDDDQFVGLCIDEDRQPELTDQRVNAWVNQIHSEMCLSELED from the coding sequence ATGGCAAGTGTAGGTCTCTTCTTCGGCAGTGATACTGGTAATACAGAAGCTGTGGCAAAGATGATTCAAAAACAACTCAGTAAAAAACTGGTTCATGTTCAAGATATTGCAAAAAGCAGCAAAGAAGATATTGATAACTTCGACCTGTTGTTGCTTGGCATCCCTACTTGGTATTATGGCGAAGCTCAATGTGACTGGGATGATTTCTTCCCTGAACTTGAAGGCATCGATTTCAGCACCAAATTGGTGGCTATTTTCGGTTGTGGCGATCAAGAAGATTACGCTGAGTACTTCTGTGATGCTATGGGTACAGTGCGCGATATCGTTGAAGCGAAAGGCGGCACTATCGTAGGTTACTGGCCAACAGAAGGCTACGAATTTGAAGCGTCAAAAGCGCTTATCGATGATGACCAATTTGTTGGTCTATGCATTGATGAAGACCGTCAACCAGAACTCACTGACCAACGAGTGAATGCTTGGGTAAACCAAATTCATTCTGAAATGTGTTTATCTGAATTAGAAGATTGA